In Nostoc sp. GT001, a genomic segment contains:
- a CDS encoding TnsA endonuclease C-terminal domain-containing protein, which produces MVRRRREWTQAKYERYIKEGRGRGSGKDYKPWLTIQDFPSKGRSSRTPGWKTNRVHHFFSDHEKRLFYLFEWSDIVTDIREQFPLDNLDLAMSIATDIGIKYPIDTQSGTPKVLTSDFMLTVNRNGKQMQIARTVKQSTELEKKRVNEKLEIERQYYLARGIDWGIITEKEISRLLAENVEWVHSAYRLEANSEMDTSQLHELSTILKSKLQEEDATINKITNALDEEMNVNYGTSLYVFKHLIAKKQLIVNLVKIKLSACPSTKVIEKIIF; this is translated from the coding sequence ATGGTTAGGCGCAGAAGGGAATGGACACAAGCTAAATATGAACGATACATAAAAGAAGGTCGTGGTCGAGGAAGCGGTAAAGACTATAAACCTTGGCTTACAATTCAGGATTTTCCCTCTAAAGGCCGTTCCTCTAGAACTCCTGGTTGGAAAACGAATCGAGTACATCATTTCTTCTCAGACCATGAAAAACGGTTATTTTATTTGTTTGAGTGGTCAGATATAGTCACAGATATAAGAGAGCAGTTTCCTCTAGATAATTTGGATCTAGCCATGAGTATCGCTACAGACATAGGTATAAAGTACCCTATAGATACACAAAGTGGCACTCCTAAAGTTTTAACAAGCGACTTCATGCTTACAGTCAATCGCAATGGGAAGCAGATGCAGATTGCCCGGACTGTCAAGCAGTCAACAGAACTGGAGAAAAAGCGAGTTAATGAGAAATTGGAGATAGAAAGACAATATTACTTAGCAAGAGGTATTGACTGGGGAATTATCACAGAAAAAGAAATTTCAAGGCTTTTAGCAGAAAATGTTGAGTGGGTTCATTCCGCTTATAGGCTAGAAGCAAATTCGGAAATGGACACTTCACAACTGCATGAGTTGTCAACAATTTTAAAATCCAAGCTTCAGGAAGAAGATGCAACCATCAATAAAATAACTAATGCTTTAGATGAAGAAATGAATGTAAATTATGGTACATCACTTTATGTATTTAAACATTTAATTGCTAAAAAACAACTCATTGTAAATTTAGTAAAAATAAAATTATCTGCTTGCCCATCAACTAAGGTGATTGAAAAAATAATATTTTAA